The DNA region GTTACgttagctaagctagctagctagttaacgttTGGATTGCTCGCTATTGTTTCATTAAGCTGGAAAAACTCCGTGGGTGGTCTGGCAACACTTAccgctatttttttttaacacatttccAGATTTCTCAAAGATACCTTTAATCCATTGCAACAAAATATAATCGTTATGCTTcatgtagctagctagatatTAACcttatatattataaattatttgcTTTAACGTTTACTGCTAGCATAGCTATTCATATCATATCTATGCTAGCTATTTCGTTTCCTGCAAAAATGGCAGCCGGAAGTGACCCTTCTCCTTACGTTACTAATTGAGTGCGACGCAAACAAAATATCATTGCGCGATTTTAGGGTTTGATGGTTTGATCACATTAAATAAAATTGTAAGTAATATTAAAATGGATAAAGAAACCTAACAACAAAACTTTTGACGGTGCATGCTGGGTGGAAAAGGAACAAGGAGGATATGTATCTTTGGCTAACAAAGTTGGTTTCGGTTGAACAACTTAGAAAATCTAGGTTCAAACGCTTCTTTCATTCTGTTTGAGATGTGTTCCATTTGGATTAAGGAATCTGGAAATATCTTCAAAACCGCGGTACATGTTGTCCAACATGCTGGGCTTGTATTCATCATTCAGAAAAACTCAAATGTAGCTAACGTGATATAGCTAGGCTACATCACTTTAGAGctttatgaaccacccagacctctcaggtcgtctggaaCAGGTTTGCTCAcggtccccagagtcagaactaaacagggagaagcagcgtttagtttttatgctccgcatatctggaacaaaataCCAGAAAACTACAGGTCTGCCCcaactctcagctcttttaaatcaatgCTAAAGACCTTACTTTTTGATAATGCTTCTTGTTAATTCTTCTATCGAACAGTGATTTTTATTCTTAGATTTTATTTCGTATACAATTTTAAtacggatttttttttaatgtatcttaaatggttttaaatttgtattcattactatttttattcttattgtacTCCCTATTTTTGCTATTTGTTCTTTAATGGTTGATgatttgtgtaaagcactttgagttgccttgtgctgaaatgtgctatataaataaaattgccttgccttgccttgccttacataAGCACTGCTACTGTACTGCTACTGTTACTCACTAGGCAACTGATCAACTATGCGCCATCccttttaaacaaatgaaagcACAGAATTTGGACTTGATTTGTTTGCATTAAGTTACCATTTAAAGGCACTTGGTTGTATGTAATATTGTATCTagagtcttgcattgccagacctatcacagtgctgtggagtaagtaGTAATATAGatattactactactataaTAGATCTATAAgcttatctatttatttatctggCACCACCTTGTCTTGTACAGCTTATGGTCCAAGTGTTTGCAGCAGGTGTTGGATGAAGTTTCTGGGTCAAGTATATGGCTCCTTGATGGCAGCAATGAACCAACCACCATATGTGGGTAGGTGCACAATAAACCTATTACCAGGCCTGTTATGTGGAATCAAGACAGAACTGAGTGACACTGTGAATGTATATGCAGGCACAAGGCAAATAAGTTTGGAAAGTTTTAGTTTGTTCATGTGAAACATTGTACCATGATTACTGACCTCCTGGTCCTAGCACTGGCGTCCTTGCTCCCTATGGTACCGATGGTAGATTTTCTTGAACCATTTGggttttatgaattttttctcTATCTTGCTAATGCAAAACAGGATGTGACTTTCTTCTGCTCTAAGCTGTGACCTCTGATAATGGTAGATCATCTGTGGTGATCGGTGATGGACTTCCAGATGGTAATTTCTGGTTTAATTTAATGGCCTGAAGGGGGAACTTCCTTCCTTCAGGCTTTGGgcagtattttatattttgtgaaataaaatgttacatATATAATGTTATAATATACAATGTTACATAccatcctttttgtttttgatttggaCAGATACAGTTTCCTTTGAGGTTTTCTTCTAAAACTCTACAGACTACAGATTTTACATCTTGATAATATCACAACATGTGTGAATTCAGTGCTGGCCAGCGCTCATTGCTTGTGTGAGATGAATAACTGTATATCTTTTATCAGATTCCGTGTTGAACTGTACATAAAGATTGTAGTTAAAGCACATTTAATATCAAGTAGCTAGTAATGAACGAAGCAATGGAGAGGTATTATAACACTTTACAATGCATCCATTCCGGTACATATGCCATCTGGGGAGAGCATTTTTGTAATGAGAGCTGGGATGTGGAGCGGAACACAACATTCATAACACTTAACAAAATTAGAGCCAATATTGCATCCATCATAAATTATGACAGCACTACATGAAAATCTAAACAACTTACACcatcataatataatattatttgaGATATTACCTGTGATAAATTCTTTATCGCTTATGTTTCCATAAATGTTTATTTAGTTGTTATTGAGCTATGTATGCATTGTTGATTGAATCAACATCACTGACATTTTTTTAGATTGTATGTTGTACTACATTGATTGAACAGTGCTGAACATAATACCCTAAAGAGGCTTGGTTATTGAAATATTAGGCTTTGTTTTTAGAATGTAGAAAAATGTGATTTCTAAcctattctttttttcattgtgaGAGTTGGCTACTTTTTGGGCTGACATTCAGTAGTTCCAGCTCCATACACCATGTTATGGCACTGACTTGAATAATGAGACCATTTTGTGATTACTCATCCTCACAATGCCATTGTCTATTAATATGTCTACTAAATGATCTATTTGTCAGACTAACAAGTGAAATCCCAGGTATATCCATGTGCAGTGTGGCAAAAGGCATATCTATTTTCTGGTGGTTCTCCAAGTaaattatttctgttttcaaATGATGTAAGCTCCACATATTCCAAGTAAATCATGTTCTGCCAGGAAGAACACACCCCAGAATAATAAGCCCCCTCAAATGtagaaataattacattttgcaagaATACTAATTGTACTAATCTCCATGGTAACAAGCATAATTAAATTAGTCAGCCTTGAATTTGGAGTTGCCTGTTTAAGAAATTATGAACAACAAATGTGTGCGTTTTACCTTGGCAAAGTACAGCACATTGTGAGTCACTTGTGGAATAGGTAAGTCAGTAGAGTACAATTTTCTTGGTTAAAATCCTTCTGTGCTACTCAGTTCAGGATGCAAAAAACTCTATACCAGAAAGCATTAATTTAAGCAGGATGGCTAGGGACTCTTTATAGACATCTCTCAACTCATCTTAGACACCAATCTATACAGGCATAAATACACTGCAACAGAAAGTGCAGATAtattagatttattttatttgtaggcCAAATATTTGCACAATGTGTGCAGCTATATACTTATAACAtattgtgagagagagagagagggagtaatGAGCAATGACTGCCATCTGCAGACAGGTGTGTTGAACtgttataataattattattcaggttcaaactaaatgtaaaataaactgACATGACAAAAAATCTCTTTAGGTTATTAACACAATGTTTTTAACAAAGCTAACATTAGACTAGTGCCAGTCCTGTTTATTGAGGTTGTTCAATAAGCGTGTCCGGGCATGCGCGCTCTTTTGGGAGGGAGAGGTCTGCGTGCTGAGCGAGCCAATCACAGTTTAGATAAACACAATATTGCGTCACTGTTATTGTGGTAGCTTGAGCTTCAGCTGCTTTCAGAGATTTCGTTTATATTTAGGCCTCTATAACTGCGTTAACGAGTAGACCCGCACATTATACCAGTACAATGTCGCTCCAAAAGGACATTTCATCGGACGAGAGTTTGCAAGGTAAAGTATGACGTCAATCAAATAAACAGCTTGTAGCTCACAGTGTTAATGCTAGCGCTAGCAGATAGTTAAGAAAACACGAGGTAACTTTAACGTTAAAGCCTGAGCTGAAAAGTCGAGGTAAAGCTTAACACTACTACATTATTGTATCGATCGATAGATCACATAGAGGACAGCCCAGCACCCAGTTAGTTCATGAGGCTTATCTGCAATGTTGCAAAATCAAAATGCCTTCAAGCCAGGgacattatatttgttgttcTACTGTAGTCCCAGCCTTTAAAGGCCAATAATACCGCACTGGACACCCATCAGATTTAATGTGTTAAGACTGTGTATTTCATTTAAGGTTCCTGGGTTGAGCTGCATTTTAGTGGTACTGGCTCTCAAAGTACCAGTCACCACGGAAGCCAGGAGCAAATCCCCACGTCTATTCAGGAGGGTGACGTAGAGAAAATGCTACTAGATGCACAGCACGAGTCGGGCAAAAACAGCTCCAGAGGAAGCTCTCAATGCAACAGGTTTGTGGGGGAAAGGGAAGcacagtttgtgtttgttttttttttttttttttttttatacgttGTGCAATAGTGTCTTAAGTGACCAACGGTTCCCttatgtgttgtctttttcacaACAGCCCACTTAGAGCCCAGACCCCCCTTCTTCTGTGGAGAGGCTCAGAGGCAAACAGCTCACAGGTATATTTGTTTTCACTACTGACCTGTATCAAAGTCTAATTAATTACGTGTAGTTTTATTAAACCGTTCATATTATGTTTTACTGCatactgttgtttttaaatatcaGTGATGGCAAAATGTTGCTTGATTGTCCACAATTTGTATTTTTAGTCAGATGAAGACTTCCAAGAAAGAAGGCGGGAAGTAGAGAACATGATGAAGAAAAATGCTGACTGGATCTGGGACTGGTCTAGTCGACCTGAGAACAATCCACCAAAGTATGTAGCCATTTTAGTGGCGTTATCTCagtgtcactacccgatgtgagtcgagtgcagatgtgagttgcgcatgcgtcactATACCGACTTCATGCAGATCTGTTTTGCTGTTAGCCACAGAATAATGAGATAGGTACATTACATAgcagtaatttattatttagcgTAAGGCTTCACATTTTCACGGCATGATCCCTGATGTCAGTTCTAGATTAGAGGCTGAAGTAGCCCataagaacctgctaacgagagacttctgtaatgtcaatgcaataaaaatggacctacataacgaagtttgttcactgctggctacaagttagcaatcaaacacaacaaaggctgtcatttgaatggcgttttgagctaaccttagcaatcaaacaatcatagatagctaaaacgtttgcCGGATCCGGATCCCTTGGCATTATGCCGTAAACCGCTTAAATCTGAGCacgcgcaactcacatctgcactcgactcacattggGTAGTGACACTCAGTTaacataattattatttattattagagatggtccgataccattttttgcttaccgattccgatacctgaacttgcgtatcggccaataccgagtaccgatccgataccagtgtgtcatatattttatgttttaacaactgtatactactatccctgtatggaagtgatattatttctatctttgttgtcggtctggctcaggttaaactctttgtaaaaaatgaacaaactcaaacaatgaatgccacagaactttcttttattatccagtcagttataacggaaaaagaacataaataaactactttaacgtagattttctttagggctttattacatggtatcggatcggtgcataaacttcAGTACTtccgataccagtgttttaggcagtatcggagccgataccgataccatctctatttattattatttttaaccttttatttatccagttaagttgattgagaacagattatcatttgcaacgacgacctttCGCATTCACACACTTACACATTCagacctggaagctgcccagtacaaccacagtctgatctgctggccactgagcagctccactcgAGCAGTTgaggtaatgagggagggacaagctgctcactttccccacccagatttcaTCCTGtcagtctggggattgaacctgcgacctcccggtcacaagctcgcttctttaGCCTTTAGGCCACTACTGCCATTATTCCTAGTTTTAAGACCAAAATGTGCTGTTACACAATTATAAAGCAAATTGTCTATGACTATGAACCATGTGAATACAGTACAATTTAGATGCACACGTAATCACCACCAACATGAAAAATGGCAGTGATGACAGAGCTAACAGGAATAGGAAATTGTTAACTCACACATATAAGcctaaatatatttatttcatgctGTGATTTGTAATTGTAATTCATAGAATGAAAATAGATGTCTGTGTGAGCAGAGGTGTCGGTATGACATTAGACTGGAGCTTGTTGATTTTAATGTattcaaaactgaaaaattaatGTGCTTCTCCATAGGGAGTTCCTGCTGAAGTACCCTAAGCGCTCAACCTCTCTAAGCATTAGGAACACCAGCGTCATGAAGAAGGGAGGTGTTCTCTCTGCTGACTTCCTGAAGCTTTTCCTTCCTTCATTAATCATTTCTCACATACTCGCTGTTGGCATAGGGTAAGCAACATTATTTCATCTCTAACTCTGGCAGTAtgtcaaaaactaaaaaaattcaATGAGAACCTCCTAGAGGACATTGCAGAGAGGTCCTTAAAATGATGTTTTTAAGCAGATTTTTCACCACATACAgatgaaaaatgtactttttcaAATAGTCATACGTTTAGAAACATTGCTGTTTAAAACTGTTGTTCAACCACCAAAAATCTAAACACAACACTAGAATCACTCTCAAATTGATTGACAGGCCATTTAATGCAGATATTAACAATAGACAACCACTAAATTATTCATGTTGTGTTGATGCAGTTAAAGGTCTGTTTGCTATCTGTGTTGTATTGTGACAACACCTTGATCTTACTTCCATGAACCTCAAACATACAGAATAGAGCAGTATTGCCACAACAAGAAACGGCAGTTCCAAAGCCAAAATGTCCAGTAGCCAGTGGCAACCCATAAGGTTTCCTCATGTTCAGTGTCTCAGATTTGAGTAGGTTAACAGTACAAATAAACTACTAGTGTGCTCAGGGCTTTGCGTCTAACCCTGAGAGTAAACGGGCCACTCTGGTGTGTCCCatattttgtcttaaaaaatgcaGAGCATAAACCTTGCTTTATTTGGAAATTCTGTTTAGTACCAGTAGTGTCTGTCTCTAGAGCACTACTCCAACACAATATTTTGTGTCAATGAGCTGCTTTAAAAATACATATGATGTCACAGATGTTTTTTCTAGTGACAAACCTACGGTGATGATGTAAATGTATCAAATCCCAGCTTCAGTGTATTTATAGTGATATATAGTTCTGCAGAATTTAAAAATGTACCCAGATTTGTTGTGTATAGTCTGCTCTCAGCACCGTCTTATTTTACATGTTTGTCTCTCTTCTTTTAGGATATATATTGGGAAGCGTCTAACTTCCCACAACACCTATTAAGTAGGATGGTGGTGTGTTGCGACACCTTCTTGGCATGCCTTAAAATGGGACCTTCTGATGATCCAGAGAGATGTGGCCATGTGACACGGTCCAATTTGATTGAGTGCCCCACTTAGCTCACACCAGCGTAGAGAGTTAAGGATCTGTTATTGCTCTTTCATGGTGTTAACTGCTGAACACAACAGTGACCAATCCTCTGCTCCTTGCTGTAGTCTTTAGCCTGGCTTCAATATGActgttttgctgcttcctgctccTTAAATCTGCACGTTAGGGaactaatatatataaattgatgtttttttttttttttttcaagggaTCATTAGCCTAGTGTTAACTTGATTGCTTCCATTACTGATTGCTGTATATTGTGATTATAAGAAAGCATTGTTAAGCACTGACATGGTCCATTTTGTTCATCctacacaaaataaaagttgGAAATTTACGTATGGCCCTGATGGATTTATAAACCAGTTCATATGTAGACACATGGATTTATCAAAGGAAAGGACCACATGCAGATGAACACAATTAAAATTTTATTGAACTTTGGTCAAAATAATAAACAAGTGAATACATTGCCACCATGTTAGGAATCAATGGACAAAGACAATGCATTATTATGGGTTTGTTTTAATGTCATCAGTATATGTTGTGTAGTCAATCTTCATTTCTGCATTTACAACTACGGAGATAAGATCCACATTTGCAATATGCGGTTCAAATTTGGGTGTCAACCCTAATAAATGAATAAGGGCACATGTATGAGGCCTGTCTGAATTTCCTACTTATTACATGATTAGGAGGCACTCTATCACAAACTGTATAGTGTGCAATTTACCTCCTTTGTGTTTTCATAGACAGCCACATATAGCAGCAGTATATGAGGACATAACTCTATAAAATAGGATTTACAAATAATGCACATGAGGTTTGTAAAACATTTGGGGACATAACTTGTAGCTGTCACTGATAGAAGTAGGTATTAAGGCTGCAGATTCCCTTTGTCCTGGGCGCCATCTTGTGCCATGTAGTTTCCAGCCTGCATCCTAAAACATGGTCAAAAACGTAGAAATTAATCTcttgacacaaacacattatcaGTTGTCTCcaacagtggttctcaaaccgGTCGCCCCAAATAGTATTTCCATAACAAGTTTGCTTGAGATCTGCTCAAAGACAGTGGTATGACTGGACATTTGTCCACCTCTCTACAACATAAGAACATGCAAAgcaataaacatgttttaatacaTACTTctaaatttaaaaacacatctgtAGTTTTAGTTTCTTTTATTATGTGGATGACAAGGTGTACTTGAGTAGATACAGTCAGTGAAATGATGTCACCGTATTGACTGGGGTAAAgcaagaggagggagggggaagaaaagaaagaagtccACTTTCCAAATTCATGGCCTCTTCCACCAGTAGTTTGGCCTGAATACATGGCCAGTGGGGGAATGTTACAGTTAGGCTCATTGGCCATTAATCCGTGCTTCAGAGGGCCCAAAATCTTTGAGATGATGTTACAACTTTGACAAGACGTAATTTAAGGGCTTCCAAGAGTTCTGTCATTAAATCGTGAAATGAAGgcttaaaatgtcaacacaaacacCAACGTTCAAGAGTTTGACCTCTAGGGAGTGCCATTCCGTCAATTAGACCCAAATTGGGCTTTCTGGGTCGGGGGGCACGTTGATTGCCCTGGTGCCAAAGGCAAAAACAACCTAAGCTCagattcaaaataaaacaggcctATGGATTAACCtcctgtggcaaaaaaaaag from Perca flavescens isolate YP-PL-M2 chromosome 17, PFLA_1.0, whole genome shotgun sequence includes:
- the bnip4 gene encoding BCL2/adenovirus E1B 19 kDa protein-interacting protein 3 isoform X1 is translated as MKFLGQVYGSLMAAMNQPPYVGSWVELHFSGTGSQSTSHHGSQEQIPTSIQEGDVEKMLLDAQHESGKNSSRGSSQCNSPLRAQTPLLLWRGSEANSSQSDEDFQERRREVENMMKKNADWIWDWSSRPENNPPKEFLLKYPKRSTSLSIRNTSVMKKGGVLSADFLKLFLPSLIISHILAVGIGIYIGKRLTSHNTY
- the bnip4 gene encoding BCL2/adenovirus E1B 19 kDa protein-interacting protein 3 isoform X2; this encodes MSLQKDISSDESLQGSWVELHFSGTGSQSTSHHGSQEQIPTSIQEGDVEKMLLDAQHESGKNSSRGSSQCNSPLRAQTPLLLWRGSEANSSQSDEDFQERRREVENMMKKNADWIWDWSSRPENNPPKEFLLKYPKRSTSLSIRNTSVMKKGGVLSADFLKLFLPSLIISHILAVGIGIYIGKRLTSHNTY